A stretch of Stegostoma tigrinum isolate sSteTig4 chromosome 23, sSteTig4.hap1, whole genome shotgun sequence DNA encodes these proteins:
- the LOC125462452 gene encoding interferon-gamma-inducible GTPase 10-like, with product MTASSTFFNMEEIERLQASYNAGGLEAVIPDIKSKLDDLDNAQLNIAVMGDGGSGKSTLITGMIDPEISEEERAVDKETNKEPVGYLHPVLPKVQFWELPGIDLPKLQLNDDLKMANIGQYDIFIIVSDRRFKGSAGEAAKAILQECKALYLVQTKVDSLIGTAEEMESTAFDDELQRLRTDCASSLEAAGSAAAPSIFLVSAFHPDKFDFPALKLALASHLQKVNKATFLLSLPGVTSRIMEQKRNMLEKRIWMTATLAGAVGAVPVPGLSFVTCIGLLAAGLLYLWHQRDLHNKCLQKLATTGGKSLPALQTALKPPGKIPRALVRTLLCVSAVACAVAEVKLSFTPLTISVFGAVSSFCFTAMLLKDSLSERVKTTQRLVKTAFDTH from the coding sequence ATGACTGCGTCTTCCACATTCTTCAATATGGAAGAAATTGAACGACTTCAGGCCAGTTATAATGCTGGCGGATTGGAAGCAGTTATACCAGATATAAAGAGTAAATTAGATGACTTGGATAATGCACAGCTTAACATTGCAGTTATGGGCGATGGAGGCTCAGGGAAATCTACCTTGATCACAGGGATGATAGACCCTGAAATAAGTGAGGAGGAGAGAGCTGTTGACAAAGAAACCAATAAAGAACCAGTTGGATATCTGCACCCTGTTTTGCCAAAAGTTCAATTCTGGGAACTTCCAGGAATAGACCTTCCTAAACTGCAACTGAACGATGACCTAAAAATGGCAAACATTGGGCAATATGACATCTTTATTATTGTGTCAGACCGTCGATTCAAAGGAAGTGCAGGTGAGGCTGCTAAAGCAATCCTACAAGAGTGCAAAGCACTTTACTTGGTTCAGACTAAAGTTGACAGCCTGATTGGCACCGCAGAGGAAATGGAGAGCACGGCTTTTGATGATGAGCTACAAAGGCTCAGGACAGACTGTGCCAGCAGCTTAGAGGCTGCAGGGTCTGCTGCAGCACCTAGCATCTTTCTGGTTTCAGCTTTCCACCCTGACAAGTTCGACTTTCCCGCGCTAAAGCTGGCCCTCGCAAGCCACCTGCAAAAGGTCAACAAGGCGACGTTCCTGCTCTCTCTCCCGGGGGTAACTTCCCGCATTATGGAGCAGAAAAGAAACATGTTAGAGAAAAGAATCTGGATGACTGCCACACTGGCTGGGGCTGTGGGAGCTGTACCCGTTCCAGGGTTGTCCTTTGTCACTTGCATTGGGCTGTTGGCAGCGGGGCTGCTGTACCTCTGGCACCAGCGGGACCTACACAATAAGTGTTTGCAGAAGCTGGCGACCACAGGTGGTAAGTCTTTGCCAGCTCTGCAAACCGCTCTCAAGCCGCCAGGTAAAATACCCCGGGCGCTGGTCAGAACGCTGCTGTGCGTCAGCGCTGTTGCCtgtgcagtggctgaggtcaagCTGAGCTTCACACCACTGACTATTTCTGTCTTTGGAGCGGTCTCATCATTTTGTTTCACTGCCATGCTCCTGAAGGATTCGCTAAGCGAACGGGTGAAAACCACACAAAGGCTGGTGAAAACGGCATTTGACACCCATTAA